One part of the bacterium genome encodes these proteins:
- the prmC gene encoding peptide chain release factor N(5)-glutamine methyltransferase, whose amino-acid sequence MEWTLKKLLDWATEYFQKRGIDSPRLNAELLLGRALDLNRVALYVQFDRPMNEAELAAFKSLVQRRAAREPLAYILGEREFYSLKFKVGPAVLIPRPETEELVERGLGFLRGLATENPRTLDIATGSGCIPIALLKNHPGLSAVAFDASAEALALAASNAAALGVDPRLSLQLLDFHGPWPAWAKGPFDLITANPPYVAEAEWLGLEPEVREAEPKTALVPGPSGLEAYEVLLPQIPARLKSPGLALFEIGAGQGPSLLGLAARLCPELRAEIQPDLAGRDRFLALQRDLPNQPA is encoded by the coding sequence GTGGAATGGACTCTCAAGAAGCTCCTCGACTGGGCCACCGAGTATTTCCAAAAACGGGGAATCGACAGCCCGCGGCTCAACGCCGAGCTGCTGCTCGGCCGAGCGCTGGATTTGAACCGGGTGGCGCTCTACGTCCAATTCGATCGGCCGATGAACGAGGCCGAGTTGGCCGCGTTCAAGAGCTTGGTTCAACGGCGGGCGGCCCGGGAGCCGCTGGCCTACATCCTGGGCGAAAGGGAGTTCTATTCGCTCAAGTTCAAGGTCGGTCCGGCGGTCCTGATCCCGCGGCCCGAAACCGAGGAGCTGGTCGAGCGCGGCTTAGGCTTCCTCCGCGGCTTGGCCACCGAGAATCCCAGGACCCTCGACATCGCCACCGGCTCCGGCTGCATCCCCATCGCCCTGCTCAAGAACCACCCGGGCTTAAGCGCGGTCGCCTTCGATGCGAGCGCCGAAGCCTTGGCCCTGGCCGCCTCGAACGCCGCGGCCTTGGGCGTCGACCCCAGGCTTTCGCTTCAGCTTTTGGATTTTCACGGGCCCTGGCCGGCTTGGGCCAAGGGGCCTTTCGACCTCATCACCGCCAACCCGCCTTACGTTGCCGAAGCCGAATGGCTTGGGCTGGAGCCCGAAGTCCGGGAAGCCGAGCCCAAAACCGCCTTGGTGCCGGGGCCCAGCGGCTTGGAGGCCTATGAAGTCCTGCTGCCTCAAATCCCCGCGCGGCTAAAAAGCCCCGGCCTGGCTCTCTTCGAGATAGGCGCCGGCCAGGGCCCGAGCCTGTTGGGCTTGGCGGCCCGGCTCTGCCCCGAGCTTCGGGCCGAAATCCAACCCGATTTAGCCGGCCGGGACCGCTTCTTAGCCTTGCAAAGGGATTTGCCGAATCAGCCTGCTTGA
- a CDS encoding PAS domain-containing protein, which produces MSFTVGALLPGRDNVLSQPSNPIIDSLLARQDLHGGNASLVAELRSFAGERDPELFSEALYSFARRQEGHGREALAQATFQAVAEQGGSAAPRAREQLAAYAGNGGLGARAEIFTRRLSQELSSESGLLSMAAMGAGIAAFRVTQLAALSRLTANPAARAWLGGAGSRLAAGTAGLLLEAPTFALSHHGLRAAAGLPTGNLSDELASAFLLMGSLRGTGALSQGLYRASGLRSVYGQSLAHQAGLLGGIYLAHGLEQRAGLTQESMDLAGALSRWLHFNIMGSVAQRALGPRFAAWESQLAAQRAQVSQNSRPGSGFDLGLPPLLTPALAMGPEALPSARFPGPRAYEGPARIEPVRMSMSDDAPLGGNKYPDTGLRIIREARQLAIPKNAQSAQVMRILENWMEQQSHPIIVARMNFLSSVLRANLKQVAIGVTCNRAFLERFGYTRAEIVGRPMMELFGDNSVRFIMSRISMMGLGSGEFQPSPIPWRAADGTLHTVIGAGIKHDFNGETLGIGIFTEMPGAEPTPTPTSGVAPRNISVAPARPEPLVTAIRPTAPSAPRPGGLADRVSRALRGEAIEDPSGKKGSDD; this is translated from the coding sequence GTGTCGTTTACTGTAGGCGCTCTATTACCCGGACGTGACAACGTCCTTTCCCAACCCTCGAATCCAATCATCGACTCGCTATTGGCTCGTCAAGATTTGCACGGCGGCAATGCCTCGCTCGTCGCCGAGCTGAGGTCCTTCGCCGGCGAGCGCGATCCCGAGCTTTTCTCCGAAGCCCTGTATTCTTTCGCCCGCCGCCAAGAAGGCCACGGCCGCGAAGCCTTGGCCCAGGCCACCTTTCAAGCGGTGGCCGAGCAAGGTGGCAGCGCCGCCCCCCGGGCCCGTGAGCAGCTGGCAGCCTATGCCGGCAACGGCGGGCTCGGCGCCCGCGCCGAAATTTTCACCCGCCGGCTTTCACAGGAGCTTTCCTCGGAGTCGGGCCTGCTCTCGATGGCCGCAATGGGCGCCGGCATTGCCGCTTTTCGGGTCACCCAGTTGGCGGCCTTGAGCCGGCTGACCGCCAACCCGGCAGCGCGGGCTTGGCTCGGCGGCGCCGGAAGCCGCTTGGCCGCCGGCACAGCCGGACTCTTGCTGGAGGCCCCGACCTTCGCCCTGAGCCACCATGGGCTGCGGGCCGCGGCCGGCCTCCCCACCGGAAACTTGTCGGATGAGCTCGCTTCGGCCTTCCTTCTGATGGGCAGCCTGCGCGGCACCGGAGCTTTGAGCCAAGGCCTCTATCGGGCCAGCGGTCTCCGCTCGGTCTACGGCCAAAGCCTGGCTCACCAAGCCGGCCTCTTGGGCGGCATCTACCTGGCCCATGGCCTCGAGCAGCGGGCCGGCTTGACTCAAGAGAGCATGGATTTGGCCGGCGCCTTGAGCCGTTGGCTGCATTTCAACATCATGGGCTCGGTCGCACAACGCGCCTTGGGCCCGCGCTTCGCCGCCTGGGAGTCTCAGCTGGCCGCACAACGCGCCCAGGTCTCGCAAAATTCCCGGCCCGGTTCAGGCTTCGATTTGGGGCTTCCTCCTCTGCTGACGCCGGCCCTGGCGATGGGCCCCGAGGCCCTGCCCAGCGCGCGTTTCCCCGGACCACGGGCTTACGAAGGGCCGGCCCGAATCGAACCGGTCCGGATGTCGATGTCCGATGATGCCCCCTTGGGCGGAAATAAGTACCCCGACACCGGCCTGCGGATCATCCGCGAGGCTCGCCAGCTGGCGATTCCCAAGAACGCCCAGTCGGCCCAAGTGATGCGGATCCTCGAAAACTGGATGGAGCAACAGAGCCATCCGATCATCGTGGCCCGGATGAATTTTCTATCCAGCGTCCTCCGGGCCAATCTCAAGCAGGTCGCGATCGGGGTCACTTGCAACCGGGCCTTCCTCGAAAGATTCGGCTATACCCGGGCCGAGATCGTCGGAAGACCGATGATGGAATTGTTCGGCGACAACAGCGTCCGCTTCATCATGTCGCGGATCAGCATGATGGGATTGGGATCGGGTGAATTCCAACCCTCACCGATCCCGTGGCGGGCGGCCGACGGCACTCTTCACACGGTGATCGGCGCCGGCATCAAGCACGACTTCAACGGCGAAACTTTGGGCATCGGCATTTTCACCGAGATGCCCGGGGCCGAGCCTACCCCGACCCCGACTTCCGGCGTGGCGCCCCGAAACATCTCGGTCGCGCCGGCGCGGCCCGAGCCGCTCGTGACCGCCATTCGCCCCACCGCCCCCTCGGCTCCACGGCCCGGCGGACTGGCCGACCGCGTTTCGCGGGCCCTGCGGGGCGAAGCCATCGAAGATCCTTCCGGCAAGAAAGGCTCCGACGATTAG
- the prfA gene encoding peptide chain release factor 1 codes for MFGQLEEVVNRYHELARQLGDPNVTSDSKRFQQIAKEHAGLRELVETYETYRKTQNDLQGNKELLNESDEDLRQMAKEEIPRLEKEVAELEDKLKILLLPKDPNDEKNIFLEMRAGTGGDEAALFVADLFRMYSRYAETRGWKVEIMDSNSTGIGGYKEMIAQISGEMVYSDLKYEGGVHRVQRVPKTETQGRIHTSTVTVAVLPEADDVEIKIQEKDLKIDVMRASGPGGQSVNTTDSAVRLTYIPTGEVVICRDEKSQHKNRAKALKILQARLLEAERAKQDAEISSQRKSMVGSGERSEKIRTYNFPQNRLTDHRIGLTVHNLDMVMEGQIGPIVEALRAHYQAEALKGTAS; via the coding sequence ATGTTTGGTCAACTCGAAGAAGTCGTGAATCGCTACCATGAGCTGGCGAGGCAGCTCGGCGATCCCAATGTGACCTCGGACAGCAAGCGCTTCCAGCAGATCGCCAAGGAGCATGCGGGGCTGCGCGAGCTGGTCGAGACCTACGAGACTTACCGCAAGACCCAGAACGATCTTCAAGGCAACAAGGAGCTCTTGAACGAATCCGACGAGGACCTCCGCCAGATGGCCAAGGAGGAGATCCCGCGGCTCGAGAAGGAAGTCGCCGAGTTGGAGGACAAGCTCAAGATCCTGCTCCTGCCCAAGGATCCCAACGACGAAAAGAACATCTTCCTCGAGATGCGGGCCGGCACCGGCGGCGACGAGGCCGCGCTCTTCGTGGCCGACCTCTTCCGGATGTACAGCCGCTACGCCGAAACCCGCGGCTGGAAGGTCGAGATCATGGACAGCAATTCCACCGGGATCGGCGGCTACAAGGAAATGATCGCCCAGATCTCGGGCGAGATGGTCTACAGCGATTTGAAATACGAAGGCGGGGTCCATCGGGTGCAACGGGTGCCCAAGACCGAGACCCAAGGCCGGATCCACACTTCCACCGTCACGGTGGCGGTCCTGCCCGAGGCCGACGACGTCGAGATCAAGATCCAGGAGAAGGACCTCAAGATCGACGTGATGCGGGCCAGCGGCCCCGGCGGCCAGAGCGTCAACACCACCGACTCGGCGGTGCGCCTCACCTATATCCCGACCGGTGAGGTCGTGATCTGCCGCGACGAGAAGAGCCAGCATAAGAACCGGGCCAAGGCTCTCAAGATCCTTCAGGCCCGGCTGCTCGAAGCCGAGCGGGCCAAACAGGATGCCGAGATCTCGAGCCAAAGAAAGAGCATGGTCGGCTCGGGCGAGCGCAGCGAAAAAATTCGGACCTATAATTTCCCGCAGAACCGTTTGACCGATCACCGGATCGGCCTCACCGTCCACAACCTCGACATGGTGATGGAAGGGCAGATCGGGCCCATCGTCGAAGCGCTCCGCGCCCACTACCAGGCGGAGGCGCTGAAGGGAACCGCTTCCTAG
- the rnz gene encoding ribonuclease Z, producing the protein MRILTLGTGAGRPTLQRFASATALEYEGEVLLFDCGEGTQLQLMRSPLHWGRLSTIFIGHLHGDHLYGLPGLLGTMSLAEREDPLKLFGPVGLKAYLQTLQENQSLWLRFPVELTEIESAGRILETSDYEIFTAPLKHVIPCWGFRFSEKPRPGHFDEVKAEALGIPAGPLRGDLVQGRSIQLPDGRRIQPEEVVGPRRPGRQFAYCLDTQPCETVLELAQGVDCLVHEATFGQDLQSEATRWGHSTAADAARMAQEAGAKKLVLTHLSSRYLRSELLLEEAQSTFQNSHVAEDLWSLDLKIS; encoded by the coding sequence ATGCGGATCCTGACCCTTGGCACCGGCGCCGGACGGCCGACCTTGCAGCGCTTCGCCTCCGCGACCGCCTTGGAGTATGAGGGCGAGGTCCTGCTTTTCGACTGCGGCGAAGGAACCCAGCTCCAGTTGATGCGCTCCCCCCTCCATTGGGGACGACTGAGCACGATCTTCATCGGCCACCTCCATGGCGACCATCTGTACGGACTTCCCGGCCTACTTGGAACGATGAGCTTGGCCGAACGGGAAGACCCCCTGAAGCTCTTCGGGCCGGTCGGCCTCAAGGCCTATCTTCAGACCCTCCAGGAGAACCAAAGTCTCTGGCTCCGGTTCCCGGTCGAGCTGACCGAGATCGAAAGCGCCGGCCGCATCCTCGAAACCTCCGACTATGAAATCTTCACGGCCCCCCTCAAGCATGTCATCCCCTGTTGGGGTTTTCGCTTTTCGGAAAAACCCCGCCCCGGTCACTTCGATGAGGTCAAGGCCGAAGCCTTGGGCATCCCGGCCGGACCCCTCCGCGGCGACTTGGTGCAAGGTCGAAGCATTCAGCTCCCCGACGGGCGGAGGATTCAACCGGAGGAAGTGGTGGGGCCTCGCCGCCCCGGTCGTCAATTCGCCTATTGCTTGGATACTCAGCCTTGCGAGACGGTGCTCGAACTGGCTCAAGGAGTCGACTGTCTGGTCCATGAAGCGACCTTCGGTCAAGACCTCCAATCCGAGGCGACGAGGTGGGGACACTCCACCGCTGCCGACGCCGCTCGTATGGCCCAAGAAGCCGGCGCCAAAAAACTGGTGCTCACTCACCTCAGTTCGCGCTACCTGAGGTCTGAACTCCTCTTGGAAGAGGCCCAGTCAACCTTCCAAAACTCGCATGTCGCCGAAGATTTGTGGTCGCTAGACCTCAAAATTTCCTAG
- the murA gene encoding UDP-N-acetylglucosamine 1-carboxyvinyltransferase translates to MDKIVIEGKRPLRGKIKVSGSKNAALPILAATLLTKGKSEIRNLPDLADIKTMGRLLKDLGLKFQFWGSKAKIHANGYSNHVAAYELVKTMRASVLVLGPLVARLGRAKVSLPGGCAIGARPIGLHLKGLEAMGAKIKVEHGYVEAEAKRLHGATIHFDTVTVTGTENLMMAAALAEGTSVLENSAREPEVVDLANFLNAMGARVEGAGSSTIKIEGVEQLQGGEYEVMPDRIEAGTFLIAGCLPGSQILIQGIDTALVDALVLKLQEVGAKVETRREGLQITAPKKLKPVDISTAPYPGFATDLQAQMMALMTISEGSSVIRENIFENRFMHVGELVRMGAEIKLEGNSAVIRGVKNLSGAPIMATDLRASASLVIAGLAAEGITEISRVYHIDRGYEKIEKKFRKLGAHVKRVKIKY, encoded by the coding sequence ATGGATAAGATCGTCATCGAAGGCAAACGCCCGCTCCGCGGCAAGATCAAGGTCTCGGGATCGAAGAACGCCGCCCTGCCGATCCTGGCCGCGACTCTCCTCACCAAGGGCAAGAGCGAGATCCGCAACCTGCCGGACTTGGCCGACATCAAGACCATGGGCCGCTTGCTCAAGGACCTCGGCCTCAAGTTTCAATTTTGGGGATCGAAGGCCAAGATTCACGCCAACGGCTACAGCAACCACGTCGCGGCCTACGAGCTGGTCAAGACGATGCGTGCCTCGGTCCTGGTGCTCGGCCCGCTGGTGGCCCGCTTGGGCCGGGCCAAGGTCAGCCTGCCCGGCGGCTGCGCCATCGGGGCTCGCCCCATCGGCCTGCACTTGAAGGGCTTGGAGGCGATGGGCGCCAAGATCAAGGTCGAGCACGGTTACGTCGAGGCCGAAGCCAAGCGGCTCCACGGCGCCACCATCCACTTCGACACCGTCACCGTGACCGGCACCGAAAATTTAATGATGGCCGCGGCCCTGGCCGAAGGCACCAGCGTCCTGGAAAATTCGGCCCGCGAGCCCGAGGTCGTTGATTTGGCCAATTTTCTCAATGCGATGGGCGCCCGGGTCGAGGGTGCCGGCAGCTCCACGATCAAGATCGAAGGCGTCGAGCAGCTGCAGGGCGGAGAATACGAGGTGATGCCCGACCGCATCGAGGCCGGGACCTTCCTCATCGCCGGCTGCCTGCCGGGGAGCCAGATCCTGATTCAAGGCATCGATACGGCCTTGGTCGATGCCCTCGTCCTCAAGCTCCAGGAGGTCGGCGCCAAGGTTGAGACTCGGCGCGAAGGCCTGCAGATCACCGCCCCCAAGAAATTGAAGCCGGTCGACATCTCGACCGCCCCCTATCCCGGTTTCGCCACCGACCTCCAGGCCCAGATGATGGCCCTGATGACTATCTCGGAAGGCTCCAGCGTGATCCGGGAAAACATCTTCGAAAACCGCTTCATGCACGTCGGGGAGCTGGTCCGGATGGGAGCCGAGATCAAGCTGGAGGGTAATTCGGCCGTGATTCGGGGGGTCAAGAACCTTTCAGGGGCTCCGATCATGGCCACCGACCTTCGGGCCAGCGCCTCCCTGGTCATTGCCGGCCTGGCCGCCGAGGGCATCACCGAGATCTCCCGGGTCTACCACATCGACCGCGGCTACGAAAAAATCGAAAAGAAATTCCGAAAGCTAGGGGCCCATGTCAAGCGGGTCAAGATTAAGTATTAA
- the hisD gene encoding histidinol dehydrogenase, whose protein sequence is MKTLRSSDRNFRYEFEKILKRGEELSREVEREVDSILEEIKLRGDKAVQKYTQKFDRFDVDPAKFAVPKTDIKKAYKAVAKPDLEALELAAQRIKTFHEKQKYAPFESTSEGITAGQRVLPLQRVGVYVPGGKAAYPSSVLMNAIPAKVAGVETVIMTTPFVDGNCAPSVLVAADLAGVDTVFKVGGAQAIGAMAYGTGFIKRVDKIVGPGNAYVAQAKRQVYGLVDIDMIAGPSEVLIIADEDAEPAWIAADLLSQAEHDEHASAILITFNSNYAHRVEGEIRRQLRSLDRRKIAEASIKNKAFIIVAKNLSEATDLANEIAPEHLQLAIKEPKAALPQVKNAGAVFLGYHTPEACGDYLAGPSHVLPTAGSARFSSPLGVYDFLKTSSVISFDAKALNKYGEAIVRLAEMEGLTGHAQSIKLRMKK, encoded by the coding sequence ATGAAGACGCTTCGTTCCTCCGACCGCAATTTCCGCTATGAGTTCGAAAAGATCCTGAAAAGGGGCGAAGAGCTGAGCCGCGAGGTCGAGCGCGAGGTCGATTCCATCCTCGAGGAGATCAAGCTTCGAGGGGACAAAGCGGTCCAGAAATACACCCAAAAGTTCGATCGCTTCGACGTCGACCCGGCCAAGTTCGCCGTCCCCAAGACCGACATCAAAAAGGCCTATAAGGCCGTGGCCAAACCCGACCTCGAAGCCCTGGAATTAGCCGCCCAACGCATCAAAACGTTTCATGAAAAGCAAAAGTATGCCCCTTTTGAATCGACTAGCGAGGGCATCACGGCCGGGCAACGGGTTCTGCCCCTGCAGCGGGTTGGTGTCTATGTCCCCGGCGGCAAGGCCGCCTATCCCAGCTCGGTCCTGATGAACGCCATCCCAGCCAAGGTCGCCGGGGTCGAAACCGTCATTATGACCACCCCTTTCGTCGACGGCAATTGCGCCCCTTCGGTCCTGGTCGCGGCCGATCTGGCCGGAGTCGATACGGTTTTTAAGGTGGGGGGGGCCCAAGCCATCGGCGCCATGGCCTACGGCACCGGCTTCATCAAGAGGGTGGATAAGATCGTCGGTCCGGGCAACGCTTACGTCGCCCAGGCCAAGCGTCAGGTTTACGGCTTGGTCGACATCGACATGATCGCCGGACCTTCCGAGGTCCTGATCATCGCCGACGAAGATGCCGAGCCCGCCTGGATCGCGGCCGACCTCCTGAGCCAAGCCGAGCATGACGAGCACGCCTCCGCCATCCTCATCACCTTCAACTCGAACTACGCCCACCGGGTCGAAGGCGAGATCCGGCGCCAGCTCCGCTCGCTGGACCGGCGCAAGATCGCCGAGGCTTCGATCAAGAACAAAGCCTTCATCATCGTCGCCAAGAATTTGAGCGAGGCCACCGACCTAGCCAACGAAATCGCGCCCGAGCATCTCCAGCTGGCGATCAAGGAACCCAAGGCCGCCCTGCCCCAGGTCAAGAACGCCGGTGCCGTCTTCCTCGGCTACCACACGCCCGAGGCCTGCGGCGACTACCTGGCCGGTCCCAGCCACGTCCTGCCCACCGCCGGCAGCGCCCGTTTCAGCTCGCCGCTCGGAGTTTACGACTTTCTCAAGACCAGCAGCGTGATCAGCTTCGACGCCAAGGCCCTCAACAAATACGGCGAGGCCATTGTCCGCTTGGCCGAGATGGAGGGCCTCACCGGCCACGCCCAGAGCATCAAGCTCCGGATGAAAAAATAA
- the rpmE gene encoding 50S ribosomal protein L31 has protein sequence MKEGIHPEYKAVKIACSCGHIIDTMSTSDNITVEICSSCHPFFTGKQKIVDTARRIDRFKKKYENFQKQ, from the coding sequence ATGAAAGAAGGCATCCACCCTGAATACAAAGCCGTGAAGATTGCCTGCAGCTGCGGACACATCATCGACACCATGTCGACCAGCGACAACATCACCGTCGAAATCTGCTCGAGCTGCCATCCCTTCTTCACCGGCAAGCAGAAGATCGTCGATACCGCCCGCCGGATCGACCGCTTCAAGAAGAAGTACGAAAACTTCCAGAAGCAATAG
- the mgtE gene encoding magnesium transporter, protein MIPRSFFLTLIEKEFSEFEDFLHQSTDEEVRQVLVELHPADIADIVERLKEEDRTRIMGLLSEELAAEVLSLVEEYHKPEVIESIPEETLTKIVLHMDSDDMTDILEELPKEEAEEILDALPPDEAEPVRQLLSYPPDSAGGLMQTELVKVQAGDNLGETVRLIREKTGKFDDIINVYVVNEHDLLIGIVPLRALILGRPEQKVSEVMVKDVITAMVDMDQEQVAELFRKYDFISLPVVDQQGKLLGRILVDDIVDVIQEEASEDIYRLAGVDKEEHVNDSPWRSIRLRLPWLSFNAITAIVAATVVGLFQGTIQKVVALAVFMPIVAGMGGNAGTQSLTVITRGLALGELTFSNAKRVLLKELVAGICNGIILGALMATLAYLYQGNPMLGLVLGLAMISNMFMAALAGTSIPLLLKWAKVDPALASGVIVTTFTDVTGFFCFLGLATLFIRYLM, encoded by the coding sequence ATGATCCCCCGTTCTTTTTTTCTGACTCTGATCGAGAAGGAATTCTCCGAGTTCGAAGACTTCCTTCACCAATCGACCGACGAGGAGGTTCGCCAAGTCCTGGTCGAGCTCCATCCGGCCGACATCGCCGACATCGTCGAGCGGCTCAAGGAAGAGGACCGGACCCGGATCATGGGCCTGCTTTCCGAAGAGCTGGCCGCCGAGGTCCTCTCGCTGGTCGAGGAATATCACAAGCCCGAGGTCATCGAGTCCATCCCCGAGGAGACCCTCACCAAGATCGTCCTCCACATGGACAGCGACGACATGACCGACATCCTCGAGGAGCTGCCCAAGGAGGAGGCCGAGGAGATCCTCGACGCCCTGCCGCCCGACGAGGCCGAGCCGGTCCGCCAGCTCTTGAGCTATCCGCCGGACTCGGCCGGCGGTCTGATGCAGACCGAGCTGGTCAAAGTCCAGGCCGGGGACAACCTGGGGGAAACCGTCCGGCTGATCCGGGAGAAGACCGGCAAGTTCGACGACATCATCAACGTCTACGTGGTCAACGAGCATGATCTCCTGATCGGGATCGTCCCGCTGCGGGCCCTGATTTTGGGCCGACCCGAGCAAAAAGTCTCCGAGGTCATGGTCAAGGACGTGATCACCGCCATGGTCGACATGGACCAGGAGCAGGTCGCTGAGCTGTTTCGCAAATATGACTTCATCAGCCTGCCGGTCGTCGACCAGCAGGGCAAGCTGCTCGGCCGGATCCTGGTCGACGACATCGTCGACGTCATCCAAGAGGAGGCCAGCGAGGACATTTACCGGCTGGCCGGCGTCGACAAGGAGGAGCACGTCAACGATTCGCCCTGGCGCTCGATTCGGCTCCGCCTGCCTTGGCTCAGCTTCAACGCCATCACCGCCATCGTCGCCGCCACCGTGGTCGGCCTCTTCCAGGGAACGATTCAAAAGGTGGTGGCCTTGGCCGTCTTCATGCCGATCGTCGCCGGGATGGGCGGCAATGCCGGCACCCAGTCGCTCACCGTCATCACCCGGGGTCTGGCCTTGGGCGAGCTGACTTTCTCCAATGCCAAAAGGGTTTTGTTGAAGGAGCTGGTGGCCGGGATCTGCAATGGAATCATCCTGGGAGCCCTCATGGCCACCCTGGCTTATCTCTATCAGGGCAATCCGATGCTCGGATTGGTACTGGGCCTGGCGATGATCTCGAATATGTTCATGGCCGCCCTGGCCGGAACCTCCATCCCGCTGCTGCTCAAATGGGCCAAGGTCGACCCGGCCCTGGCCTCGGGCGTCATCGTCACTACCTTTACCGATGTGACTGGCTTCTTTTGCTTCCTCGGTCTGGCAACGCTTTTTATCCGCTATCTGATGTGA
- the hpnH gene encoding adenosyl-hopene transferase HpnH — protein sequence MAVPGHQAFAIGKYLFKQRLKGKKRYPLNLMLEPLFRCNLACPGCGKIQFPDEILKKNLSVEQALNAAEECGAPMVTIPGGEPLIHPQIDQIVDGLLKQKRYVILCTNALLLERHLHKFKPDKRFTFSVHMDGYREHHDHCVDREGTYDIAVKAIQAAIAKGFRVITNTTVFEGHSIDTLIKLFDHMMELGVEGLTISPGFSYEKAPDQEHFLSKRRTQAFFKELLDYKREHKKKWDFNNSPFFMEFLEGKRDYECTPWGMPTYNVFGWQKPCYLLTNEGYAKTFREYMEETDWSAYGTKSGNSKCTDCATHCGYEPTAVSDGMSSLGKMLEIGRATIASSR from the coding sequence ATGGCAGTCCCAGGTCACCAGGCTTTCGCGATCGGAAAATACCTCTTCAAGCAGCGGCTCAAAGGGAAGAAACGCTATCCCTTGAACCTCATGCTCGAGCCGCTCTTCCGCTGCAACTTGGCTTGCCCCGGCTGCGGCAAGATTCAATTTCCCGACGAGATTTTGAAGAAGAACCTTTCGGTCGAGCAGGCCCTCAACGCGGCCGAGGAATGCGGCGCCCCGATGGTGACCATCCCCGGCGGCGAGCCGCTGATCCATCCCCAGATCGACCAGATCGTCGACGGCCTGCTCAAGCAGAAGCGCTACGTCATCCTCTGCACCAACGCTCTCTTGCTGGAGCGTCATCTGCATAAATTCAAGCCCGACAAGCGCTTCACCTTCAGCGTTCACATGGACGGCTACCGCGAGCACCACGACCATTGCGTCGACCGCGAGGGGACTTACGACATCGCGGTCAAGGCCATCCAAGCCGCGATTGCCAAGGGTTTCCGCGTCATCACCAACACCACGGTCTTCGAGGGCCACTCGATCGACACCCTGATCAAGCTCTTCGATCACATGATGGAATTGGGGGTGGAGGGGCTCACGATCTCGCCGGGCTTCAGCTACGAGAAGGCGCCGGACCAGGAGCATTTCCTCTCCAAGCGCCGGACTCAGGCCTTCTTCAAGGAGCTGCTCGACTACAAGCGCGAGCATAAGAAAAAGTGGGATTTCAACAATAGCCCCTTCTTCATGGAATTCCTCGAAGGCAAGCGCGACTACGAATGCACGCCCTGGGGCATGCCGACCTACAACGTCTTCGGTTGGCAGAAGCCCTGTTATCTCCTGACCAACGAGGGCTACGCCAAAACTTTCCGCGAATATATGGAAGAGACCGACTGGTCGGCCTATGGGACCAAGAGCGGCAACTCCAAATGCACCGATTGCGCCACTCACTGCGGCTATGAGCCGACGGCAGTGAGCGATGGAATGTCCAGCCTCGGTAAAATGCTCGAAATCGGGCGAGCGACAATCGCCAGCAGCCGATAA
- a CDS encoding class I SAM-dependent methyltransferase: MDIAAIYDQLVADHFDEDLFQIYGDARIEAWEQIRSQGRQGSLEILDLGMGTGEWLLKLQSLFPEANCHGVELSQKMMEVAKKKFAATGHKVDIIHEDANHFGRHIAAAAMDLITIHFVLNYVDRPTVFAEAQRCLKPRGLFSVASSTHACFEALHDVAKQFLPAEEIKAQFLIPEDLQEVEHDMEKVGLRVVAKKLFRKKLVFQDFDHFYHFAMHSGWLADPVFLKHMSQERLPLYREFGKTLFPLEDHFEAAIVLGEKTS, translated from the coding sequence ATGGACATTGCCGCTATCTACGACCAACTCGTCGCCGACCATTTCGACGAGGACCTTTTTCAAATCTACGGCGATGCCCGGATCGAAGCCTGGGAACAAATCCGGTCCCAAGGGCGCCAAGGCAGCCTCGAGATCCTCGACCTCGGGATGGGCACCGGCGAATGGCTGCTCAAGCTCCAAAGCCTCTTCCCCGAGGCCAACTGTCACGGCGTCGAGCTCTCCCAAAAGATGATGGAAGTGGCGAAGAAGAAATTCGCGGCCACCGGCCACAAGGTCGACATCATCCACGAGGACGCCAACCACTTCGGCCGCCACATCGCGGCCGCCGCGATGGATCTGATCACCATTCACTTCGTTCTCAATTACGTCGACCGGCCGACGGTTTTCGCCGAGGCCCAGCGCTGCCTCAAACCCCGCGGGCTCTTTTCGGTGGCCAGCAGCACTCATGCTTGCTTTGAAGCCCTCCACGACGTGGCCAAGCAATTCCTGCCGGCCGAGGAGATCAAGGCCCAATTCTTGATCCCCGAGGACCTCCAAGAGGTCGAGCACGACATGGAAAAAGTCGGCCTCCGGGTGGTCGCCAAGAAGCTTTTCCGCAAGAAATTGGTCTTCCAGGACTTCGACCACTTTTACCATTTTGCCATGCATTCGGGCTGGCTGGCCGATCCGGTCTTCCTCAAGCACATGAGCCAGGAGCGGCTGCCGCTTTACCGCGAATTCGGCAAGACCCTCTTTCCGCTGGAAGATCATTTCGAAGCGGCGATTGTATTGGGAGAGAAGACATCGTGA